Genomic DNA from Garra rufa chromosome 22, GarRuf1.0, whole genome shotgun sequence:
ACATTCAGTACTGTATTGTTAGAAATATTGTGTTGTGATTTTAACCTCTTAAGGCATGGAAATCAAGTAATTGTACTATAAACAAACTCCATTTTAGACCTTTTAATCTGCATAGTGTTTGCATACTGCATGatgttttcaaaaataatttatgTAGAGAAAACAGCTATGAATTacatttgttatatttttgttgcTTCTTGTTAATCTTTGTGAATATACACAAGATGCTAATCATTTTGTCTTTTATGTCAGTTATTTGTGTTGTAGTAAACTTATGGCATTGTTTGTTGTCCATTGATGCtaacaataaaaaattatacttgTCTTTTGATCTCAATGGCTCAATTTCTTAATATCGAATATCAAAATTATTCTACTGTTCTGGTATGCTAACAGAATTAGGCTGTTTCCCAACTTACCTAAAGAGAAAAGTTATTGCAGAAACTTCCTTTAAGgttcctttaaaggagaagttcacttccaatgTACTTAtatacccccttgtcatccaagatgttcatgttttttttttttcagtcgtaaagaaattaagtttgaggaaaacatttcaggatttgtctccatatagtggagttctatggtgccccgagtttgaacttccaaaatgcagtttaaatgcagctttaaatgatcccaaatgcttttgtaaacgatcccagccaaggaagaagggtcttatctaccgaaacgatcggttatttattttttattacaattcaaatactttttaacctcaaacactcgtcttgtcttgctctgcctgaactctgtttttttccggttcaagacagttagggtatgtcaaaaaactctcaaaatcttttcaaaatcatcctatactgctgcagaagtactgacccaaagTTTGGAAAGTGAACACGCAAGGAAGATCAAAcaaccttaacaaaaaaggtaaaacagtgatatagaacgattttgaagttgagatcAGGAAGAGCAAGATGAGcggttgaggttaaaaagtatgtaaattgtgatgtttaaaaaaaaaactgattgtttcgctagattagCCATGTTTTCCTCAGCTAGGATCgcttacaaccgcatttgggatcgtttgaagccgcatttgaactgcattttggaagttcaacctcggggcaccatagaagtccactatatggagaaaaatcctgaaatgttttctttacaactgaagaaagacatgaacatcttggatgacaagggggtgagtgcattatctgtaaaaaaaaaaacatttctggaaGGTTCAACTTTGCCTTTACTAACTGTGACACAGGGAGAGTAAACATGAGCTAATCCAAATTGATCAAATCTTTTATTATAAGATGTTGTGAAACAGTATTACATAACACTCCAAAGGTCACGAATGTTATTACTCATCAACTGTTTCTTGAAGTCCATTTTGCTTTTCCTGATTTGGCAGTTTAAAGACATACAAGCAGAATTTTCATTCACAGACTGGTCCTTAGTTATCACACggattcttattattttttgaaaAAGATGCAGCGACGGAAAAAAACAATTCCATAGGAATTTCTGCAGACTGGTCTGTGACTTGGTCCCAGTGCGTCACCTGAGAGGCTCAGATCCGCGGCAGGATGGATCATTATCAGACACAGTCAGTCTTATGTTCTGAGTTCAGACACTTTCTGAATGACCTGCTGCACAACCTCCAAACCCTGAGCCCACCTCACCGTCTCCTCGAAGTGTACGTTGAGTGGAACACAGAATGCCTCCTTCCTCAGTTCAGTCAACTGACAAACTCCTATTACGCTGGCTACTCCCACAATTAGCAGGAGGAGTAGTTTTAGGAGCACAGAGAAGAACAGGGAGCAGATGGACCGCTTGGCTTTGGGCACAGGCACTGATGCTGTTGCTGTCTTTTTACCTGAAGTGACGGAAGTATAGAATTTGCACTCAGAAGATCAACATGAGACACTGTATATGTacatgtacagtatatatatacagtggtggccaaaaagATTAGAACACTTGTATTTTcaacagctaaaaatggtttcaagtcagttatttctgtttttgctgtagtgtgtcagtagaaaatattagtttacatttccaaacattcattttgccattaattgtaataatccagtcagatttttgtttgcacaatgagtctgacaacagccagtgctccacacagagatctgatctgatcattatccagtctgtctggaatgacttgAAGAAACAAAAtgaactgagacagactaaatccagaagaacagtggcaacgtctccaagatgcttcaagagacctgcaAAGCCACATGAAAAACCTACTTTAAACgtaaaggatggtcacaccaaatgtgaccctggaccacaaaaccagtcttaagtcgctggggtatatttgtagcaattgccaaaaatacattgcatgggtcaaaattttagatttttcttttatgccaaaaatcattaagaaattaagtaaagttcatgttccatgaagattttttgtaaaattcctactgtaaacatatcaaaatgtaatttttgatttgtaatatccattgttaagaacctaatttggacaactttaaaggtgattttctcagtctttttgatttttttgcatcctcagatttctgatttcaaatagatgtatctcagccacatattgtcctatcctaacaaaccatacatcaatagaaagcttatttattgagctttcatatggtgtataaatctcagttttgtcaaatttaaccttatgactggttttgtggtccagggtcacaaatgttgatttaatttcgttaatagaagttaattgataaagaaaatctgttTAAGACATTAtgtttgacagcatcctcattttacgacatttttacacaagtgcctaaaacttttaacagtagtgtagctttgcaggtaggtttcttgaagcatttgagatgttgccacaattcttctggatttagtctgtctcagtttgttctgtttcttcagactggataatgatgagatcagatctctgtgtggagcactggctgttgtcagactccttgtgcaaacaaaaatctcactggattattacaattaatggcaaaatgaatgtttggaaatgtaaactgatatttcctactgacacaccacagcaaaagatagaaataactgacttaaaaccatttttagctggtgaataataataattttggccaccactgtacagTAAAACACTGCATCCACATACTGTATTTCAGCCTAACATATACTACAGTTCAAAGGTTTGAGGTCAGTATTgatttttgtttagcaaggatgcattaaattgatcaaaagtgacaataaagacatgtataatgttacaaaaatattcTATTTCATAGAAGTGCTGTTCTTTTTTGAACTTCTAGTCATCATAGATGAAAagatcacagtttccacaaaaatatgagaACTGTTTCTGGAGCACTAAatcttattaaaatgatttctgcagtatcacgtgacactgaagactggagtaatggctactgaaaattcagctttgccatcacaggaataaactaccttttaaaatatattcaaatagaaaaccattatttaaattataataatatttccacATGTTTTAACAGCCTACTAAGTATAAGGATgtcttttcaaaaacataaaaaatcaaatcaaatcaaacttttgaacaatagtgtacatCAAAATACATGAGTCACAGTTTATGCAAGATAAATTTGTACCTTGATTTTGAGCGgctctctttttcttttcttccttCTTCTTTTTCTGTTGTTCTTGTGCAGCAAGAGCAGCCATCTGAGCTTGATACTCCTTTCTTTTCTTCTCCTTCTCCTCtgcttttttcttcttttgtgcTTCTCTTTCCCTAGCCTCTTTTTCTCTCTGCTTagcttcttttttcttttctatttctgTAAGGGATTAAAACATATTCTAAGATCAATACATAATTAATACactaaatgaatactaaaaaaggtcaaatattctgacttcacccaaaaatgactcaCCCTCATTTCATCCCAAACCACGTAAAACCACCATTAATCTTTAGAACACAAGCTaaactatttttgatgaaatcgagagctttctgacataaAACAGTCTTTGTAAAATTGCGGACTTGcatttttttgcccagccttactcaTTTGAACCAGAATCTACAGATGATGAACTAAGAAAGTTGGACGATCTACTTCAGAACGCCAgctcctgtgtcagcagcaccacatgtaTACGTTGTGTTAAGACTCACACGGAAGAATAAACCCGTTATATTTgttttctcatagcttcataacattacagttgaaccactgatgtcacatggactatttcaatgatgtccttactacctttctaggccttgaacttgtcagttgtattgctgtctatgcagggtcagaaagcttccGAATTTCATTCAAAATTTATTaatgtgtgttctgaagataaactaagTTCTTGCGGGTTTGGAAAGTCATGAGGCCAAGTAAAACATtccagatttttcatttttgaggtCAGTTTTTCTAGGTCACTCATAAAACCAAGGCAAATAGGCGACTAGactaaaaactcaaaattctagaTTTCAAGTTCTAAATTCTGAACTCTAAAAGTTTTGTTCAACTTGTAACActcataatataatttatatcagAAATTAGGGAAAAAATATGTTTTGGACACCCTACCTCTCTCTTTCAACAATTTACGTTCTCGTTCCTTTTCTGCTTCTTCCTGCAGTACCTTCATGTGCTGCAGAACCTGcagaaaaaatgcaatttttgattgTTTCAAAACTTTGACTataaggcttatttattcagtacaAAACTGATCTTTGATGCTGCTTCAGACCACTCAACTCACCTTGGATGCGCACTGTTTGCACTGCTTCTCATCCAAACAATCGCCTGCAGCCTTGGCCAGCGTTGACTCCAACGGGTTATCCTTCAGATCCAGCCATTTCAGACTCTACAATAAACAAATGCCCTCATTTACCAACTGCTACTGACAAGCTTAAGATAGGgcgaccatacgtcctctttgccccggacatgtcctcctttttggctataaaattatgttcggggggattttgtaaaatattataaaatgtccgggttttttacctcatttcactgaccgtcattaattcaacactttaaatgcagccactgcccaccgcatcctggggagggtgtcctctttttggattctcagaatatggtcaccctacttAAGATGTAAATAGCATCTTCTAATATTACAGAGAAAGTTTGCATTCATTAGTTCCTGAACCCACCCTGAGTTGTGAGAAGCCAATGGGAAGCATTTTTAGTTTGTTGTTGTATAAATCCAGGTGCTGGAGATTACTGAGTTGCCCAATTTCTTCTGGTAAGCATACGAGTTGGTTCTTGCTCAGGTCGATTTTGATAAGGTGAGTCAAGCCACAGAATTCAGGCTGGTAAGGTAACAAAAAGAGTacaaattagttaaaaaaaaaacgacaacaagcaatttctttttttaacagttgttaCTTACAGTCAGGGTTGTTAGGTTATTACAGGACAGATCCAAAAACGTTGCCTTTGGAAATGCAGCCTGCACAGAAATCAATGTTTATGAATACAATGAAAAAAAGTAAGGTAAACTTGAAAATGATCATTGTAAAGTGACAAATCTCCAGCCACACTTACCAACTCCTTGACTGGCACTTCTGTAAGATTACTGAGACTCAAATCAAGCTCATTGCCATCGATTTTGTCTTTAATGTTTTCAACTTTGCCTTTACTCATCTTGACGTGCTGCTCCTCACTGAATAAAGAATACAATGAATATGATCAGCAATCAAAGCCATCAAGGCGTTAAAATGAAAGCAAGTTTTGACAGCTAGATGATTTGGACAAAGTGAACagagtttttattaataaagttgacTTAAAACAGCAGTGTTTTGATATTATGTTTAATTGTATTGAATGAAAGTTATTACCTTGTTACAGATAGTGAAAATACTCCGGACCCAGTGCAGAGGAGTAGTTGAATGCAATGACTGAACTGATTCCGCACTGCAATGGATGAAAATCCACGTCATTACTCTGGTGTGGCAGGAGGCGCAGCTGACTGCGTGTCTCGAGTCTGGAGCTGCCATCTAGCGTCTGGAGGTCCGAGTCATTTCATTTTTATGTGGATTTATGAGAATGGGAAAGAAtgattttcaatttaaaatagtatGTTAAATAGTGCCACTTTATTAGCCTCTCGGAAATGTACCAAATGCTACTTAAGAGTACGTATAAATGTTAATTGTAATAAGCTGTTCTCATTTTCCTCAAGTAAAATCGAATCATATTAAAAGTCAATATTTGCATTGAGTAATATCAAccaataactagataaaaaagagTTTGtagacaaactttaggttggcttgaaaGGCTGGCTAAAGCCTAGCCAGAAGTAGtttttttaagtagttttaaaagctagaAAAAAGGTTTTCAGTTAGAAGTAGtttaacagtattttttaaatgccAGCCAGCTAGCCAGATgatagatttttagaaaataaataaataaaaacagctgcttaagaaaaagaaaaaaaggctgaaaaaacAGCCAAAACTAGCTGATCCatctacaaaaaaattaaaaactgtgGATTTAGCAAATAAAACAAGCTAAACAACAGccaaaaccagttgatttagaaaaaaatgcttaaaaatagctgatttaactaaaaaaaagtttataaccAGCTggtttgtccaaaaaaaaaaaaacctgctaaaAAAGCAGAAACTGTCCATAATTTTTTTCTGATTTAGGAAAAACAgccaaaaaacagctaaaacaagttgatttagaaaaaaaaataaaactagcaGATTTAGCAAATAAACAgttaaaccagctgatttagaaAAACACAGCTAAACCCAGCTgacttagcaaaaaaaaaaaaagcttaaaaccagctggttcatcaaaaaaaaaaaaaagaagctaaaaACCAGCTGcttttgcagaaaaaaaaacagctagaaAAAAGCCAAAACCAACTGGTCCAtcgcaaagaaacaaaaaaaaagaaagaaaaagggctaaaaaaaacagctaaaaccagttagaAGCTTTAAACCAGCTGGTTCATCAAAAAAAGCTAAAACTAGTTACTATAGCTGCTTTAGCAAAAAATTAAAACAGCTAAAAAACAACCAAAAACCAGCTTAAACCTGTTGATTTAGGGAAAAACAAAACCACTCGATTCAACAAAAACAgccaaaaaacagctaaaagctTAAAACCATctggtttataaaaaaaaaaaaaaaaaaaaaatcagctaaaaccaactgCTTTagcaaaaaaaagacaaaaatcagCTTGATTTAGGAAAAATACCTAAAAACCAGTTAAAagctgatttaacaaaaaaagagATAAAACCATTGATTAGAAACCATAAAATTAGCCGATttagcaaaaacagctaaaatcagctgattcaaaaaaaaaaaccagctgaTTTTCTATGAGCTAAGCTGAGTTTATATAAAAACACTCCATTATAGAAATGTATGTTAAACATGGTTCCCTGTCAGTTCTTTCAGAGAGAAAGTGTTAAATTTGTGTCAGTTTGTGTCATAATATTCTTTAGTTATTTTGTAAAGCATGCTTTATTTCACAAAATATTAAGGCCTACTGGAGCAGGCCGGGTACTTGACAGATGAAAGCGTGGTTAATTTGCAGCTTTATTGCAGTGTTGCTGATATACATACATTGAATAACGAACAAGCATGCTCCATGGATAGCAGACCAATTGACACTATGCACAACAGGCATTTCTTTATTGAATAGTATGgcctctttgttttctttctCTGGATCATGGTTTCTACACTGGTGATTCTTTTTAACTCTGTAGAAACACATCACAAAATCAATAAAAATCCTCCTACAATGCTCTCAACAGGAAGAAATGTATATAATAGTGTTATGTAATGCAATATATGTAATATTGACCCCTAATTTGAGCTTTCATCATAATTTCAGAGTTTGAAACTACTCAACTTTCCACTCTCGAAAAATGAAGACAAGAAAGAGAGAAACTGAAATGAGATAAACCGCAAAGAAAACCCTGTTAATACATTTGGCCATTCCTAACCAGTAAATATGAGCAGTTTTGGCTTTTAAAGTATTAGGAACAAGAGTCAGTTTGATAGTCTGAAGCTCTTCTAGAATCAGCTGCAATAGCTGCACATCATTCATACTTTCTGTGCTGTATATTTCCTTCAACATCAGAGATTCAAGGGGTGCTTCCACTCCAGAGTAAGAGATGCGATCATTGATGTCTGTTTTCCGGTTATCTGAAAGAAAAACCCAGTCTATTGACTATAAAGTCAGAAACTTTTTGGTATGTGTGAAAGGTGTCTATAGCCTACCTGTGTCAGAGCTGTGATCTTCAGGTCTCTGAACTTCATTAGCATCTTGTTCAGAGTTCATATTTATTAAGTATATGACTAAAATTGTCTCCAGAAGACTCAGCAACATGAATGAAAAGATGACAACGACATACACAGCTGCACAGAACAGAAGAGGGAGTTTATATGAAACAAGACAATCTTGACGAGACCTCACTATATTAAGAAAAATGTCCTTAAACTGAGTGAGGTCTTACCTATCAGAGGACATCTGTGCGATTTGGATGGCAGAATGTCATTTAGGATAAGCAAAAGTACAGAGATCCCCAGTAGCACAGTCACTTTGAAGCACAGTTTTTCCCCTCTATCTGGGATGAAAAAAGATGCTAGGTCCAAAACGAGGAAAAACAATATAGGTAGCTGAAAATTGATGAAATGCATCAGGGGCATTCTTCTGACTGAAATCTAAAGAGAAAATATGAGGGAGGTTAAAGAAACTGAGACTGTCATTTCTGGAATGGAAAAATAAATAtagtatttaaaatagaaaaattgttGAAAATGTAGCCTATACTCACCCTAGGGCAAGCAAGATGTAggctagatgagtttgtttcttcatcagagcaGATTTGGAAAGAATTAGCATTACATCGTGTCCTAACTACACAAGACGCAACAAGATTTCAGCAACAAGCAATTTGGCTGTCCACACCAGACGCGACGCGACAGGTATC
This window encodes:
- the LOC141298120 gene encoding leucine-rich repeat-containing protein 59 → MSKGKVENIKDKIDGNELDLSLSNLTEVPVKELAAFPKATFLDLSCNNLTTLTPEFCGLTHLIKIDLSKNQLVCLPEEIGQLSNLQHLDLYNNKLKMLPIGFSQLRSLKWLDLKDNPLESTLAKAAGDCLDEKQCKQCASKVLQHMKVLQEEAEKERERKLLKEREIEKKKEAKQREKEAREREAQKKKKAEEKEKKRKEYQAQMAALAAQEQQKKKKEEKKKRAAQNQGKKTATASVPVPKAKRSICSLFFSVLLKLLLLLIVGVASVIGVCQLTELRKEAFCVPLNVHFEETVRWAQGLEVVQQVIQKVSELRT